The sequence gtataaatatataaagataaaaatcaatGGGTTTATTgacagtattaaaaaaattgaaacaaaaagaaaGAGAAATGCGGATCCTCATGctgtaagttattttttatcaattacaattTGATATTTAGTCACTTAAaggttaaaattttactgtttttatgtttactaacaaataattcaatttaatattaatatagtttctgaataattgataaaaaataatttacagtgGTCTAGATAATGCCGGAAAAACAACTATTTTAAAGAGATATATTGGTGAGCCTATAGATACAATATCACCAACACTAGGattcaatataaaaacaatagagCATCGGGATTATAAACTAAACATTTGGGACGTAGGTGGTCAGAAATCTTTGAGGTCGTACTGGAGAAATTATTTCGAGGCAACGGATGGTATAATTTGGGTTGTTGATAGTGCTGACAAATTACGGCTCGAGGATTGTAAAGCAGAATTGCATAAATTACTCCAAGAAGAACGTCTTTTAGGAGCTAGTTTACTAGTTTTAGCCAATAAACAGGATCTGCCAGGTGCGTTGTCACTCGACGAGATTGCCGAGATACTTGAGTTAAAGAATGTCAAAAGTCATcattggaaaatatttaatacctCGGCTATTACTGCTGAGAATCTACTCACTGCGGTGAATTGGATCGTTGATGACATTAGTGCGCgagtttattattgttaaaatcaagattcataattttattcacctgtcaatatataaatcattaattttttagtcattttattattatttttttttacaaaatgcataattaaattttattaatttaattaggtCTTCAATATTTATTCAGTGTccaatattttgcttttttcctgccgttttctttttcttctttttatttttcgttactACGAGTGGTGGCAGTTGACTAGTTTCTGGATATtcttctaaataaaatttttttaaagcactTTGGTCTATTGCATCCTCTCTGATTTCAAATGCGTTCATTATTTCAGTGATTAAAGACTCGGATAATTTTACTTTCgcattttttatagaacttTTGAAGGCATCTATAagtattttagtttaaaaaaaatttattttagttaatttaacaattataattaatctaaAGTCAATagactattaataatttttgatttttcgaaaaatcaataataaaaaaatgaaaactaaaaacatacacacgtagaaaattaaaaaaactatcggtgcaatttttttaaatatttttttttttttataatttgtcgtcttgaaaaaaatccaaaaattattagacgtcggataactttagtatcataaattattttcaataaaataccTCGTGTCACAATAATATCCTGCAGTGACATGACAAATTGACCAAAAtttctcttaaatttttttttcttaggcTTCATCGCTTCAAAATTAgctctttttaaaaatattttacgtgGATCCGgtccaattattttataattactcaaTATTCCTCCTAAAGTAATATCTACactcgttaattttttttttatttcatctatCAGTACCAGTACTTCTTTATTTGTCCACATATTTTCTAGATCAATCAACCGAAGTTGTGAAGTCGGTGTTACATTTGTTAATACCTCAACAAAAGCCAAAACTTCATTCGCTTCAGTAGGATTATTTCCcaattcaattatttctaactttgtattttttatcaatgccTCCGCTATTTTTTCCACTGACTTAAATCTGTTgtcttgaataattaattatatataataataaatttgcaataaacataaataaatgaattacctcgaagatttaatataaaaaggtTCGGGTCAGATGATAAATATTCAGCTAAAAATGGTAGACATTCTTCATCTAATCCATTCCAactgacatttaaattttttaaagtcacaTTTTGTAACAATCCAACGACAAATGTCCTCCAAAAATCTTcgctatttaaaaaattccatgatAAATTAAGTTCGCTCAAGGTATCAGTTTGAATGATCATTTTCTGAAGAGCGTTAGCGCAATCCTCGCttagattattattagaaaGATTGACTATTTTTATACTAGGACTACAATAGACTCCTAAACAAAATTTCAGATCGGAGATTACGTAAATATGacttaagtttatttaaaaattaattaataataaatcattagcACCTATGCTGATGTATCGCAAGCCTTCGTCATCTAAATCACACCGGCTAATATCTAAATATTCAAGTGATTCAGCTGAACTGATACCTGTTTCCAGCTCTTTAGCTCCTTGTACTCCAATACGGCACCCAGACAAAATAATCCAAGTTATaacattattgtttataagaAGATCGTTCAAGTGATAACACGCGTCTGTAGTCAGCCAATtatcctaaaaaaataattataaaactcctttatttttatttaaaaatacttttatatttatcaagtgattcaaaattatctatCCGACTGATCAGTTGAAACACAGGTCGtttatttatcacatttatttaaagactAACTTgtaaattaagaattttaacaGTCGTATTATAGTTGAGTGCTtcgcaaattatttttacggtCCGTGGATCTAAACAGTAGgacttcaaatttatttcattagttTTTAGCATCTGAGGAACTTGTCCAATTGGCGGAAGTTTTAATTCTTCAGtcagattaataaattttttaacaccgtCGCCTCTGTCTTCAGGTAATTTAGGAAAAAGTATCCAAGATCCAGGTCTCAGTCCTGCGTCTTCAGGTATTACTTCCTCAGGAATATCTATTTGTGAATCacttgtttcaatttttttcgaagaTTTACTGATACCAGTATCACTGGATTCGATTATCGATGCAGAATCTTGTGAACTTATTATCGTTTTTGATGATTCATTAGATTCAGATTTAATTTCATCAGTCTGTTATTtaattacgaaatttatttgttgttttttaaaaactattatttaaaaaaatattaccgtatttttttctaaatcagtcaacaaaatatttttaaataaattttcctctaataaatcatttataaaataatttagtgttGAATAAGACGAATTTGAAGTTTCTGCTTCGTCATCTTTGTATTCGTCTTCATCATCTTCGTCATGGTGATCGTCTTCTTCTTCGTGCTcatgatataaaaattgaaattcattaTCAAGTATCTGAGACTCCTAGAAATAATTTCGCTAGTTAAATTAAAGCCGTTTAACTGAGTTAATTACTCCGGTCAAGCGACTCGTGCtctttaatataaaacatctatctcctttttttttgtccctTTCTATTTAACTATCTATCTTTTTCTTCACATCTATATACATCTAGATGAGGGAGTAGAGTACTTAGGATCCGAGACATTACTAACTTGAGTGAACATTAATGCCGAGCGGGAGACATAAACGGAAGGCAattctttttaactttattacaAACGGTGCTCTCTTACTCCGCGTGAATCATAGGACTTATATTACTACTTATATTAACGTCGCTGTCATTAACAAGCTCCGGACGTTTGTCAAATGCGGAAGAGCTTCAGTTCAACATTTAATCTCATACTTACACGTTTATCCACATCCATGTctttatgactttttattattcatcaaCTTTgtcactaattaattttaattcttcagtgaaatttaaatcttttgcaataaaaaaaaagttttattattttattattggtaattataaataataaaggttataaaattgacattatatataaacttttgatcaaaatttaataattattaaggcGATTCTCAGACAATGCCCTCCCCCCcctcccaattttttaaattttcaatgactaaattgtaattaccgtattaaaattttgataattgaaaaaagggtAACGCAGTTACAATTTCGCCGAGAcagatttttagaaaaattatttagttgatataaattaggagttaaacgaaatttggaaaataattttcagtaaaatcttcatggcaataatttttgaaataataagttaaaatgtttataaactcaaaatatacaaatacgtgtttagaaaattcaaaattcactcgacgcatttttttaaattttgttattttaattatttaattttttgtataggtaattaaataattgtcaagTGTCTGCTATATTTCCACTCATTCGTGGCAACATTATAATTTggaatgtcaaattttttaggctgacatttatttaacaaatttcgtttaacttcTAATTAATAGCAACTGTcagtatatttttgttttaaatctatatctcGTCGAAATTGTGACTGCGTTGTTCTTTTTCCAATTaacgctttaatttttttcgaaattaattactataatttgaatactgttttgacagttcaaggtcattgaatattttcaaaaagtggAGAGGAGGCACTGCCTGAGAAtactcttaataataattttaaaaaactaattttttagtccgattttaaatttttggtttcaaataaaaaataattacaatttttataaaagtcacATTTACacgttcaaatattttttaaatatgaattttattaaataaaatattcatgacattaaaattcattacagAAGacaacttataattataacattagattctaaaaatagtttaattatcTGAGacttaaagtaataattaacgttaattattcagtatataaaatacaaaaaaaaaaaaattaaaaaaactagcaAGTCCTGACTTAAAGATCCTTTATGTCTAAATTAGTTACAGAGTCTCTTGTATTATATGCCTCTGCCAGATGACGGTTGATTTAAATCTTGCGGTGTAGTGAGATTTACTATGAACGTCTCTCACAGATATCAACATCAGTGATCCCGTTAGCAAGTGAATATAAGAAACGTGGTCATTATGAGACAACCGTGATGTGTCTAATCGGCTGTCCTTACAGCACACTGAGAGACAGATAgtgaatatataataaaatttaaaagataaatttttatccacCACCATCATCATTATCGTAATCAACATTACTTCACACATTTTGACTAACTAAACGCATCTCTTCGCTTTACTTCTCTATAATATACGTCTaggtataatatataataaaataaaataaactattcgAATCACGCTACATTTGAAAGTCGTTGCGTGACCATCAACCACAAAAGCcatcttttaataataattcacgtATTAATCATTAAGAAGACATCAACGACGTTTAATGTAGCAACTGATGGCTTTTTATacgtttatatatttgaatttaaagaaTTTCTTTGGACATTGCCCGTGGACAATGAAACTCTTAACCTGTTCACACGAACTGATGACTCATCTCTTGGATATGATCAACCGAGTCAAGTGAAAAGATTACTACtctattgtattttaattttaaaactcttcAATTAACAATTATCGTCTGCTCAATGCCCTTTTTACCGTCTAGTGGCTtgtccctttttttttttcatttcaatttttattttcttctttgaATTGCCGGAGACTCATCTGTCCGATCTTGTCTatctcatatatatgtataaatgtatgtgtatgtgagTGTGTGTGAATCATGTTGTCGTCTCACGGGATAGAAGTTGATGAACGCGACCCGAGTGATGGCATTGCCGACCGCGAATTCGTCTCTTTCAACCTGTACTGGCATTTGTGTCCCTTGTCTTTCTGTTAAAGGGAAAAAAGACTCGTTCACGTAGGTAGAGAAGAAGAACCGCGACTACGTGCTCGGTTGACTGTTGTTAGAgttttgctattattattattgttgttgttgttgttttccTTTATATGCTGCTGTTTTATAACGTCATACAGCTGCATTCgcgttcttttttttcttattcactCCCGGAAATCACGTTTTACGAGAGATTCCGCGATCTCTGTGATTTGAATGCAACAGCAGTTTGACTTTTTCCCCTCTTGTAATAGACCGACAGATATTTAAAGAGAAAATGTGATGTAGAGTGAGGGTGAGCCCTTTTGTTAAAtcataataagtaataagcattcttgtttttaaatgaaataatttgggAAAAGGTTTTTTTGGagtgaggtaaaaaaaaagtaaaaattcaataaaataattttttttatttttttatttttataattgtactTTTTATTGAAACCTTTTTTCATCatcgtttttatatttaaacgcACGGGATTGTGGCGGGATCATGTGGGGGACGACGATGGGAATTTATTTACACGCACTCTCTctcgttaaaataattcaagacaGACACAAGTTAATTTTCAGACACCTACATGATGATGTCGTTTCATACTCTATCTATTATCGTCATCATAATCATAACCATCATAATTATCCTCATCGACCAGAGACAATGattcaacaattatttatttactaatttatttttgcttgaagttaaattaacgtgagaataaatttttattgcatacTTAATGacgaattaaattattactttttttcatcacACTGTTATTGATGAATCATTGTCTTTGACaaacgaaaataattatcggaggcagtaaaaattatataataatacaatctatcattttttctttcactttATCTAATATAAATCAAGTATCTATTATGttatctgatttttttttattgagttttaagtttttaaaacttgcaaatcaataaactatGGACATAAatctaatataaaataaaaacgcgttaattaaaaaaaaatttttttttctctagaccaaataaaatattaaatgaacgTTTACAATTGCACATAcgttatcaattattattcttttaattattataattttataattataaatgatatataaaaagtcatacttaattatcattaattttttctttatatacaattaactcgacacataatttattattaaaaatttataaagtatttttaattaactgtatttttaataatttcttttaattgagACAACTTAGCGTTATTTTAACATCACAATAATtgtgaatatttatataaagattAACTATTGTACAGTacataaaaatctttttcgctcgtttaattatatttatttatttattattttatcaaacacGAGCCATTACAATCAATCATACacttattactttaattaattaattaattaatttaatttaatttaattaatatataaaataataaaacagtaaaaacAAAGTACAGAGTATAAAcgtacagtaataataataatgtttaaaacaCATAcgattacaataataaaataataaaaataatattaatatttatttataattataattaaaaatataaaagaataataaactATCGTACGTGTGATTTGACGGTAAAATGTCATCGTACATGATTATCACAATGTTGTCTGGAGGAATGTACCGAACTGCTGCTAAACGTTACATTATCAGACGTATATtatgtcataaatttatatttatatacatatatatgtttatatacatatatatttatataaacgtGAATGCTTGAGCGTATCACAACCCTAGAGCCTATAGTTACGGTACATCAatcttaaaattctaaaaagtACCcttaagatttttgaaaattttattaaaacttaattacatttttttttaaatttaaaaataaaataaaatattaaagtaaaaaaaaaagaaattctagCTATGAAGTCTAAGATTAATATTAGAGGAATGGAAAATAGTATATAGAGGTTGGGGCCATCTTCCGGGAAGACAATCCAcgcttaataaaattaataagtacagaatatgtacatatgtacAACGATAACAATTGtgcattatcattatcattaattataattgtgtgAGAGTTGAGTGATTTATTGTCACGTCTTAGCGTTTTATCGGCGAGTATTATTACACCCTACGGCACACAGCGTGCTATGCGGTACATTATACTTTTTTGtccactattttattttactggtaCTGGATATACTTtatgattatcattattattattatcattatcattatcattattattattattattatatttgaagTACTTTCTTGGATATGCTAGTACTGGTGTTAGTGGTACTCGGATTGTATTGGGCGTATCATTCATTCTCTGATCCtgtagaatttaaaaacaagtGTCGGAGACTTATTCACTTGATCTCGGTGTGCGCTATGGACTATTATATAGAGGAAGGTAGTACTCTCGGCCATAAATGAACAACAAAGTCCGACATTGCAGGCACGCGGCAACGGGAATATTGTCTGATGATGTGTCTTGTAGTTAGACCCCCGTGACACAGGCCAACAAGGCTGTCcttttaagataaatttaaaatctgcgTACTTTCCTTTGTTGTATTCCTCTcgctgtttttttattatctcataATCTCTCTGCTACAATATATATCTCTTATAtcttatattatatgtatatatttatatatatatttatttatttatttatatatttatatatatttttatgtataaatttctctgtatcgtttttttttattttttttttttttatattattaatactacAATCTATATATTGATGGCCGTGAACAGTCGTacctttttctttattatcaaGGTTTTGAAGAATAAAATGAGGACCAAGTAAGTCTTTATGTTGATGCGGCTTGACTGTGGATCCGGCCACTCGACTAAatgtcatttaaattcaatcacTCGGTATTATAAACACCACGGCACGATgcaataagttaaaatatattacaatcGTGCGGAAATTATTcatcataatatataaaatcacgATACTCTTGACTAAATCATGAAATAAATGTCTGATTAAACGTGTACAGTTAGCACCTGACGTGGAACTATTTGAGCGCTCGTTCCGGGTTGTTGCTGTTGAGGCGGTGGTTGATGCGAGTAAGCGGGCTCTTGAAGACGTGGTTTTGTATAGGGTTTATGAAGGCTTTCTTCATAAGAAAAACTCGCGGTATTATTTCTCGCCTCGGCGCTTGTTGGTTTGTAGAGAGGAGGCAAACGATGCCGTCCTTCCTCAGCAACCATTTCGAGGCTTTCTTCAGCGGGTCCTAGAGCACCCAAAGACATACCTGAGAGTGGTCTTACGATGGAGACTCTCGGTTCACCGGTATCCGAGTCTTTAAGTGGGTTTGCGTATCTCCTGAGATTTTCTTCATTCTGTAAATTATTAGACTTCTCGTCGAGATCACTGCGGTGCCGATGCAATGAAGTTTCACTGCTCGTTGTTGCAGTTAATCCGGATCTCTGTCTTGATCTTAAGTACCAGAGACCGCCCAAGAGCGCCAGTATAAGAACAGTAGCAAGCGCACCGCCAAGTACGGCAACGTATCCGCTGCTACTGGAGCTATTTGACGCGTTTATAGGATCAGTGAGCAGTGCCGTCTCGACTTTGACTTCTAATACTGAGGCCAGAGTCAGAGGCCTGCTTATGGGTCTACTCAGAGCCTCGCCTAGATCACGTGCTGCGTCTACAGCCGCTTCTGAGAATATTGTCACCTCAATAGTGTCATTATCGCCTGGTTTTAAGTCGCACAGTAGTACGACAGATTGGGGTCTTCGTGGATCTGCCAGCAGTCTTCTTAATTGTCTACATAATAGCTCTACAGAGGTACCGGGTGCTAAAGTGTCTcttctcaataaaattgtaagTCTTGAACAAGTTGGGCCAGGAATAGCTTGACCTGGCCAACAGGAAGGTGGAGCTGGAAGTGCTGGAGGTCCAACTCTTCTGCCAGTCTCAACAGGTCGACATTCGCCCCACGGAGAACATGATGGTGCTAAGCAACTTTCTCCTGGTGACGGTACACAGACTTCGTGTGCTAGACAAGATGTTCCATTGAGACAATTTCCCTGGCCACACCACACATTGCTGCATTGATTTTTACCATTGCGACATTCGCAAACATTACAGTCATTATCCCACGTAGTTGCACTACAACCGGCTCCACTTGGTGTCCTTATTTCACAGTGAATACCTGTTCTACTGGGTGGACATATACACGAGTAACTGGCGATACCATCGATACACGTAGCTCCACCCATACACGGATCACTTGCACACTCGTTGACATTAATCCGGCAATCTGGTCCGGTAAATCCTGGAGCACACTCACATCTAAACCAATTAACACCGTCTACGCATCGACCGCCATTCAAACACGGCAATGGTTGACAGTCATCCACGTCTTTACGGCAGTTCGGACCTTCAAAACCCTCACGGCAGATACAACGATATCCGCCGTCCGCAGTATTGACGCAAGTCGCGCCATTCTCACATGGAGTACTTGCACACGCTGGCGAAGCTATGTGACACGCAGCGCCTTCCCATCCTGGGGTACAGTGACATGTGAACCCATCACCGTGATCTTGACATGTACCACCGTGTCTACATGTTACTGGTTCACAATGACCGCCTCTCAGTGTACACGTTTTACCTTTCCAGCCGCCTCGGCACTCGCATGTAAAGTCTGCCACTCCGTCTATGCATGTTCCATTGTTGCGACAGGGCGAGTTTGTACACTCGTCAACATCTGGAATTACAGAATTAAGAATCATGGAAAATGTGTCAGTGCTAAttgatcatattttttttttacgagcaatagattttattaacaGAGGTATAATAAAAAGTGAATGGTGAAGCAACGGTTAAGGGTCAACTATTTATTGTAGAgtgtggaaaaaattttataattttagattcGAGTTAGCAATTAGCATCTCTTTGAATATCATTGTATATAAGTGTTAATTTATTGCAAAAGATAATGATCGTAAAGATAAAAGTAGAGAAGAGCTTTAGTAGAAGATGTAAAAAGATAATTACCTTCATCACAAAGGTCACCAGTCCAACCTTCTTGGCAAATGCACTGGAACGAATTAATAAGATCTACGCAGGTACCACCGTTGAGACAAGGATTCCCACGGCAATCGTTGATATTCTCATGGCAGCGTTGACCGGTGTAACCAGGATCACAAATGCAAATTCCATTGCTGCATCTACCACGTCCACTGCAGGGCGTTCCTTCACTCCCACATCCTGGACTGCCGTCGTCCAGCCGGATCTGGGGATCGTGTGCTGCCAGTTCGGAGCAGTTTTTACCCTGCCATTGTGCGGGACAGTGACAGTAATAGTCAGTCTGAGTGTTGAAACACGGTGACGAATTCCTGCAAGGATTAGGATTGCAGTGGTCTTTGACAATTTCACACTGATGCCCAGTGTAACCCACAGGACAAACACACTCGTATGCGTTTACTAAATCTCGGCATTCTCCACCATTCTGACAGGGTTTAAATGCACACTCATCGATATCAACGTCGCAGTCTTTGCCCGAATAACCAGGGTTACATGAACAGTGATAGTCGTTAACTAAATCAATACAGAGGGCTCCGTGTTGACATTGACCCACGCAGTCGTCTATATTtttagtgcaattttttccCGTGAACCCACTTCGACATCGGCATCTATtaacagataaatattttaaattaataatttatttctaaataattttctcacgAGTATCAagtcaaaaaaacaattattaccaataattaaatgatcaattaattattgttaatactCAATAGTTAATTGCAGAGATAAAATCATACAAggacaaaaaataatagataatgaTTCAGCCGTTATTAATTACCTGTAATCTCCAGCAAGGTTGACACAGGTTATTGAGTTTTTGCACGGTGACTCTTTGAGATTACACTCATCAACGTCAAACTGACAGAGTGTGCCTTGCCATGCAGCTGGACAATGACAtatgaattcattttttccatCGACACAAGTACCGCCGTTCTGACAAGGCTGGGATGCACACTCATCGACATCTGTTGCACAATAAGGACCCGAAAATCCTGGCGCACATTGACACTCTGCCGTTTCACCCAGTTCAACACACGTAGCACCATTTAAACAGGGATTTGATGCACACGGATTGTCAACTTTTTCACATGACGAACCGGAAAAACCGTCGGGACATGTACACCGATACTGATCTGGAGCAGTATTCTCGCACGTTCCGCCATTCTGACATGGCTCATGTGTGCCACAATAATTTAGATCTTGATCACAGAGAATTCCTCCCCAATTTGTGTCACATATGCACTGCCAGCTTGACCCATTGCAGTACCCGTGTTTACATCCTGGATACGGCGTACACTGGTCGCAAAGTTCTCCACGCCACCCATGACGACATTTGCATTCGCCGCTTGTGTTACAGTGACCGTGAATTGGATGACA comes from Microplitis demolitor isolate Queensland-Clemson2020A chromosome 8, iyMicDemo2.1a, whole genome shotgun sequence and encodes:
- the LOC103578866 gene encoding ADP-ribosylation factor-like protein 2, with amino-acid sequence MGLLTVLKKLKQKEREMRILMLGLDNAGKTTILKRYIGEPIDTISPTLGFNIKTIEHRDYKLNIWDVGGQKSLRSYWRNYFEATDGIIWVVDSADKLRLEDCKAELHKLLQEERLLGASLLVLANKQDLPGALSLDEIAEILELKNVKSHHWKIFNTSAITAENLLTAVNWIVDDISARVYYC
- the LOC106693801 gene encoding leucine-rich repeat-containing protein 74B-like, whose protein sequence is MDVDKRESQILDNEFQFLYHEHEEEDDHHDEDDEDEYKDDETDEIKSESNESSKTIISSQDSASIIESSDTGISKSSKKIETSDSQIDIPEEVIPEDAGLRPGSWILFPKLPEDRGDGVKKFINLTEELKLPPIGQVPQMLKTNEINLKSYCLDPRTVKIICEALNYNTTVKILNLQDNWLTTDACYHLNDLLINNNVITWIILSGCRIGVQGAKELETGISSAESLEYLDISRCDLDDEGLRYISIGVYCSPSIKIVNLSNNNLSEDCANALQKMIIQTDTLSELNLSWNFLNSEDFWRTFVVGLLQNVTLKNLNVSWNGLDEECLPFLAEYLSSDPNLFILNLRDNRFKSVEKIAEALIKNTKLEIIELGNNPTEANEVLAFVEVLTNVTPTSQLRLIDLENMWTNKEVLVLIDEIKKKLTSVDITLGGILSNYKIIGPDPRKIFLKRANFEAMKPKKKKFKRNFGQFVMSLQDIIVTRDAFKSSIKNAKVKLSESLITEIMNAFEIREDAIDQSALKKFYLEEYPETSQLPPLT
- the LOC103578867 gene encoding protein jagged-1b codes for the protein MRAAAAYVLFFAHLIQATTGSGYFEVQILSLTNNRGTLVDGRCCGGGRDSGGRGGFPPCSQTCTTAFWLCLKEYQSNVTAIGSCSFGNVSSQVLGQNTFTLIEPVTLQLHFTFRWTRQFTLILQARDEPNGGTIEEASYSGIVLPGTTWHTLNHQGRNAHLTYRLRVQCADHYYNATCTKFCRPRDDIFGHYTCDENGDKVCIHGWKGADCETAVCKEGCHPIHGHCNTSGECKCRHGWRGELCDQCTPYPGCKHGYCNGSSWQCICDTNWGGILCDQDLNYCGTHEPCQNGGTCENTAPDQYRCTCPDGFSGSSCEKVDNPCASNPCLNGATCVELGETAECQCAPGFSGPYCATDVDECASQPCQNGGTCVDGKNEFICHCPAAWQGTLCQFDVDECNLKESPCKNSITCVNLAGDYRCRCRSGFTGKNCTKNIDDCVGQCQHGALCIDLVNDYHCSCNPGYSGKDCDVDIDECAFKPCQNGGECRDLVNAYECVCPVGYTGHQCEIVKDHCNPNPCRNSSPCFNTQTDYYCHCPAQWQGKNCSELAAHDPQIRLDDGSPGCGSEGTPCSGRGRCSNGICICDPGYTGQRCHENINDCRGNPCLNGGTCVDLINSFQCICQEGWTGDLCDEDVDECTNSPCRNNGTCIDGVADFTCECRGGWKGKTCTLRGGHCEPVTCRHGGTCQDHGDGFTCHCTPGWEGAACHIASPACASTPCENGATCVNTADGGYRCICREGFEGPNCRKDVDDCQPLPCLNGGRCVDGVNWFRCECAPGFTGPDCRINVNECASDPCMGGATCIDGIASYSCICPPSRTGIHCEIRTPSGAGCSATTWDNDCNVCECRNGKNQCSNVWCGQGNCLNGTSCLAHEVCVPSPGESCLAPSCSPWGECRPVETGRRVGPPALPAPPSCWPGQAIPGPTCSRLTILLRRDTLAPGTSVELLCRQLRRLLADPRRPQSVVLLCDLKPGDNDTIEVTIFSEAAVDAARDLGEALSRPISRPLTLASVLEVKVETALLTDPINASNSSSSSGYVAVLGGALATVLILALLGGLWYLRSRQRSGLTATTSSETSLHRHRSDLDEKSNNLQNEENLRRYANPLKDSDTGEPRVSIVRPLSGMSLGALGPAEESLEMVAEEGRHRLPPLYKPTSAEARNNTASFSYEESLHKPYTKPRLQEPAYSHQPPPQQQQPGTSAQIVPRQVLTVHV